DNA from bacterium:
GGCCGAAGTCGTTCAGGGGGCGCCCGAACTGGTGGCGCTGGGAGGTGTAGGGCACGGTTTCCTCGAGCACGGCCTTGCAGCCGCCCACCGAGCTGGCGCCCAGCTTGAAGCGTCCCACGTTGAGGATGTTGAAGGCGATCACGTGCCCGCGGCCGATCTCGCCCAGCAGATTCTCCACGGGTACGGGGCAGTCCTCCAGGATGACCTGGCAGGTGCTGCTGCCCTTGATGCCCATCTTCTTTTCCTCGGGGCCGATGGTCACGCCGCCGGCGTCCTTCTCCACGATGAAGCAGCTGAACTTCTCGCCGTCCACCTTGGCGAAGAGGATGAAGATCTCGGCGTAGCCGGCGTTGGTGATGTACTGCTTGGTGCCGTTGAGGATGTAGTGGGTGCCGGCCTCGTTGAGCACGGCGGTGGTGGACGCCGCCAGGGCGTCGCTGCCGCTGCCGGGCTCGGTCAGTGCGTAGGCCGTGAGCAGTTCGCCCGTGGCCAGCCGCGGCAGGTACTTCTCCTTCTGCGCCTGCGTGCCGAAGTAGACGATGGGCAGCGTGCCGATGCCCGACTGGGCGCCGTGGGTCACCGCGAAGCTCCCCGCGCGCGAGATGACCTCGCTGACGAGCATGATGGTCGCCTTGTCCGCGCCCATGCCGCCGAAGCGCTCGGGCACGTCGACCATCAGCAGGCCCATCGCGCCGGCTTCCTTCAGCAGCGGCTTGCCCAGTTCGGTCTTGCCCTCGTATTCCAGCTCCTGGCGCAGAGGCGCGATCTTCTGTTCCACGAAATCGGACGCCGCCTGGGAGATCATGCGCTGGTTCTCGTCGAAGTCCTCGGGCGTGAAGACCGCGTCGGGGGCGGTCTCTGTCAGCAGGAACTCGCCGCCGGTGGGATAGGTCTTGATCTCGGACATGTCGTACTCCTTCTCGCCTGCTAGAGGGCCTCGAAGATCCCCGCGGCACCCATGCCGGTGCCGATGCACATGGTGACCATGGCGTATTTGCCGTCTCGCCGGCGCAGCTCGTGCAGCGCGGTGGCGGCCAGCTTGGCGCCCGTACAGCCCAGGGGATGGCCCAGGGCGATGGCGCCGCCGTTGGCGTTGATCCGCTCGTCGTCGGGCGAGAGGCCCAGACGCTTCAGCACGCTCAGGCTCTGGGCCGCGAACGCCTCGTTCAGCTCGATGACGTTCATATCGTCCAGTTTCAGGCCGGCCTGAGCCAGGGCCTTCGGCACGGCCGCGACCGGTCCGATGCCCATGATCTCGGGCTCGACGCCGGCCACCGCGTAGGTGACGAACCGCGCCAGCGGCTCCAGGCCGATCTCGGCGCAGATCTCGGGCGTGGTCAGCAGCAGGGCGGCGCCGCCGTCGCTCATCTGGCTGGCGTTGCCGGCGGTGACCGTGCCGTTCTGCTTGAAGGCAGGACGCAGCCTGGCCAGGCTCTCCAGCGAGGTGTCGTGGCGCGGACCCTCGTCGGTGTCGACGGTCAGCTCGATCACCTGCGGCTTGCCGTCCGCGCCGGGCTTCGTGAGTCTCGTCGCGACGGGCACGATCTCGTCGGTGAACCTGCCCGCGGCGATCGCCGCCAGGGCCTTCCGGTGGCTGGCCAGGGCGAAGGCGTCCTGGGCCTCGCGCGTGAGCTCGTCCGCCACCGCGAGACGTTCGGCCGTCAGACCCATGGTCAGGTAGGTGCCGGGATCCGCGGCCACCAGGCCGGGGTTCGGCAGGTAGCGTTGCCCGCCCAGGGGGACCATGGTCATCGATTCCACGCCGCCGGCGATGATCACGTCCTCCTGGCCCGCGGCTATCTTCAGCGCGCCCAGGTTGACGGTCTCCAGCCCCGACGAGCAGAACCGGTTCACGGTCATGCCGGGCACCTCGTCGGGCAGCCCGGATATCAGGGCGATGTTGCGCCCCACGTTCATGCCCTGCTCGCCCTCGGGCATGGCGCAACCCATGATCACGTCACCGACGTGCCGGGGGTCGAGCCCGGGCGCCCGTTCCATGATGCCGCGCACCGCGGCGGCGCCCAGGTCGTCGGGCCGCGTCTGGGCGAACGATCCCCGCTTCGCCTTTCCCACGGGAGTGCGGAGGGCCAGGGCTATGACGACTTCTCTCATGTCCATTCTCCTAGTTCCGGAGGGGCTTGCCGGTCTTCAGCAGGCTCTGCATGCGTTCCAGGGTCCTGCGTTCGCCGCAGAGCTTCAGGAAATATTCGCGTTCCAGGTCGAGCAGGTGCTGGTGCGAGACCGTGGTCGGTCCCGGCACGTCGCCGCCGCTGAGGATGCGCGCCAGGTAGCCGCCGATCCTGTGGTCGTGCTCGCTGATGTAGCCCGCCTGCTCCATGTTGAACAGCACCGATTCGCAGAGGGCCACGCCGTTGCGCCCCATCACCGGCACGGCCGGTTCGGGCAGGGGCGGGGCGTAGCCGCTCTCTGCGAGGGCCGCGGCCAGCACCTTGGCGTCGGCCACCTGCAGATCGCGGTTCATGCTCCAGGAGTCGGCGGGGCGCAGGAAGCCAAGCTGTCGGCCCTCGGCGGCGCTGGTGGCCACCTTGGCCATGCCGATGGTCTCGAAGGCGGCCTTCAGCGCGGGATAGAGGTCGGCGCGGTCCGGCAGCAACGCGACGTGGCGCTGGTACAACCTGGCGCAACCCCCGCCCGCGGGCACGACCCCCGCCCCGAATTCCACCAGGCCGATGTACGTCTCGGCGGCGGCGCGCACGGCGTCGCCGGCCATGGTCACCTCGCAGCCGCCGCCCAGGGCCAGGCCGTGCGGAGCCGCGACCACCGGGACCCGGCAGAAGGCGAGCCGGTCGTTCATGCCCTGGAAGGCGCGCACGATCATGTCGATGTCTTCCCAGTTGCCCTCCATGGCCTCCATCAGGAGCAGCATCAGGTTGGCGCCGGCGGAGAAGTGCTCGCCCTGGTTGGCGACGACCAGGGCGCGACCGTTGCGCTCGGCCTCGTCGCAGCCGGTCATGACCATCTGGATGTGGTCCTGCCCGATGGCGTTCATCTTGGAGTGGAACTCGATGCAGAAGATGCCGTCGCCCAGGTCCAGCAGCGAGGCGCCGGGATTCTCCCGGATCGCGCCGCCGGCACGGCGCAGGAACTCGAAATCGTAGACGCGCGGGTTGACGGGGACGGGAACGAAGGCGCCGGGCTCGGCGGTGGGGGACTCGCGCGTGCCGCCGTCGGTCCGGTAGATGGTCTCGGCGCCTTCGTCGTAGAGGGCGTCGATCCATCCCGGCAGCGGCAAGCCGTCCTCCCTCAGCCTCTCGGTGACCTTGCGGAAGCCGAGGGCGTCCCAGGTCTCGAAGGGGCCCAGATCCCAGTTGAAGCCCCAGCGCACGGCGCGGTCGATGGCCGACGCCTCCTCGCAGATCTCGGCCAGGCGCATGGCGCTGTAGCTCAAGGACGGCGCGAGCATCTTCCAGATCGCTTCGCTGCCGCGTCCCTTGCCGAAGACCAGGAACCGCAGGCGCTCGACCAGGTCGTCCATGGTCTTGCCCTGCTCGATCTCGGGGAACCTGGCTTTCTGCTTGTCGCGGAATTCGAAGGTCTCCAGGTCGAGGGTCAGGACCGTCTTCTCGGGCTGCTTGATCATCTTGTAGAAGCCGCCGCCGCTCTTGCGTCCCAGCAGGCCCTTCTCCACCATGGTGCGC
Protein-coding regions in this window:
- a CDS encoding acyl-CoA dehydrogenase family protein, with protein sequence MSEIKTYPTGGEFLLTETAPDAVFTPEDFDENQRMISQAASDFVEQKIAPLRQELEYEGKTELGKPLLKEAGAMGLLMVDVPERFGGMGADKATIMLVSEVISRAGSFAVTHGAQSGIGTLPIVYFGTQAQKEKYLPRLATGELLTAYALTEPGSGSDALAASTTAVLNEAGTHYILNGTKQYITNAGYAEIFILFAKVDGEKFSCFIVEKDAGGVTIGPEEKKMGIKGSSTCQVILEDCPVPVENLLGEIGRGHVIAFNILNVGRFKLGASSVGGCKAVLEETVPYTSQRHQFGRPLNDFGLIRRKLADVAVKTFVSEAMVYRTAGLLDRAIATLDKTADDYDLQSILKVEEFSIECSMIKVFATESLALAAEEGVQMLGGYGYCSEYILERIYRDERINRIFEGTNEINRMIIPGMLMRKALKGELALLPAAQAVAGDLLAIPSFGDMGEPAFLEEESRIVANLKKIALATLGIAAQKHGEKLKDQQEILADVADIVMEAYACESGLLRTLKKAEADGEASARLMARMVTLCVHDAVERCGTWGRNVLANTLAGDELRTMVAGLRRLAKHDPVPRAKLHGEIAEAVIEAGGFTV
- a CDS encoding 3-hydroxyacyl-CoA dehydrogenase/enoyl-CoA hydratase family protein, translated to MSRYVKKVAVLGSGVMGSAIAAHFANAGVPSLVLDIVPPDLENAAEAGHAARNAIADGAVKAMVKTKPAPLFTQDLLALIETGNFEDDFARIADADWVIEVVKEDLAIKKKVLAAASGHLGPAAWLSSNTSGLSLAAMAEVLPAQQRPRFLGTHFFNPPRYMKLLELIPTADTDPAVLAAVADFAEVRLGKGIVLAKDTPNFIANRIGVHAMMVTMRVMAEMGLTIEEVDALTGPAVGRPKTATFKLADLVGLDTFLHVADNVREAVAGDEARDVFDPPPFLRTMVEKGLLGRKSGGGFYKMIKQPEKTVLTLDLETFEFRDKQKARFPEIEQGKTMDDLVERLRFLVFGKGRGSEAIWKMLAPSLSYSAMRLAEICEEASAIDRAVRWGFNWDLGPFETWDALGFRKVTERLREDGLPLPGWIDALYDEGAETIYRTDGGTRESPTAEPGAFVPVPVNPRVYDFEFLRRAGGAIRENPGASLLDLGDGIFCIEFHSKMNAIGQDHIQMVMTGCDEAERNGRALVVANQGEHFSAGANLMLLLMEAMEGNWEDIDMIVRAFQGMNDRLAFCRVPVVAAPHGLALGGGCEVTMAGDAVRAAAETYIGLVEFGAGVVPAGGGCARLYQRHVALLPDRADLYPALKAAFETIGMAKVATSAAEGRQLGFLRPADSWSMNRDLQVADAKVLAAALAESGYAPPLPEPAVPVMGRNGVALCESVLFNMEQAGYISEHDHRIGGYLARILSGGDVPGPTTVSHQHLLDLEREYFLKLCGERRTLERMQSLLKTGKPLRN
- a CDS encoding acetyl-CoA C-acyltransferase, yielding MREVVIALALRTPVGKAKRGSFAQTRPDDLGAAAVRGIMERAPGLDPRHVGDVIMGCAMPEGEQGMNVGRNIALISGLPDEVPGMTVNRFCSSGLETVNLGALKIAAGQEDVIIAGGVESMTMVPLGGQRYLPNPGLVAADPGTYLTMGLTAERLAVADELTREAQDAFALASHRKALAAIAAGRFTDEIVPVATRLTKPGADGKPQVIELTVDTDEGPRHDTSLESLARLRPAFKQNGTVTAGNASQMSDGGAALLLTTPEICAEIGLEPLARFVTYAVAGVEPEIMGIGPVAAVPKALAQAGLKLDDMNVIELNEAFAAQSLSVLKRLGLSPDDERINANGGAIALGHPLGCTGAKLAATALHELRRRDGKYAMVTMCIGTGMGAAGIFEAL